A window of the Salvelinus sp. IW2-2015 linkage group LG37, ASM291031v2, whole genome shotgun sequence genome harbors these coding sequences:
- the LOC111960308 gene encoding SH3 domain and tetratricopeptide repeat-containing protein 1 isoform X3 translates to MENLLLDQDFWLSSLDQEYFAIEISIQEETLNLMYKGILMQEGSLFASCSSTQMFDSSTSGRDLYLEQGDIALFEPPFLGSGWTVLSLGDGARGTKPKPALEPVIPFHQWFLKSCGENILVGSGKPACDFPCQFATGSCVATVEYDAGGPDELSLEQGDRIIIVGLLVSCFEWFTGRLERTGEVGLVMTTLVRPADSLCEASDIFLEKEERLFFNLKEDQIKEETIALLKKINQNDVGHVYKLDLIAQPDSPNEPTQRRDGSQGNMDAHQQAELRRKIEEILLKGKMKSKVPHATVTTNGTLEDHSETSKTTLPSGPHFTIQPVEEGTTTNQEKFLPLLSFLGGSNYKPEFGALYGQTPERLLATFTGHSDDVDKLVAYLGVARETARKKRLHWSQSRLCFLLGKLCAGRSKFSQARVYFEEALSVPRGGFTDMLMLASIYANLAVIYLMQKNTEKYLALSERIAALLMGIPYCVSTVEKDSEVLKFILKKAVLSHNKMAEARACFLLAKLHWRRGEAADTVPFLERLLVLLAEPPGVRSVAPSHGYLSLGRLYSQLSLPHLCVSSARRATMHPSARLADCLNGTGLVLENTDRLYGIRKQDVAIPAQVAPYLSRSLSFTGRLDGVGGTGDQALSQALTLCLSQLFQVHGMLGHAVRSMHTLIDHHRAPSSSSGTTSIPERNIALVWLAWLHICNRQPEVSLDVLDSVLASMPEHCTTPQEGLVHNMRGVALRSMGDLRRAAESYQTAIDVCEEFEDRANWAVAEANLGLLCLKAGAKRLAEQHLTEAVEMLSALEGQEHEVNFTTVLLELGQYYVNQRHLDRGKIYYEWALLMAIKSNHSDSQLSVTRRLCHLYRAVCPDEAQCIIYNEHQLALLVTRGDRRQEGEVLETISQLYLSLGTERARRSALDYTKRSLGIFIDLGRREKEAYAWLQAGKIYHLLGQTELVDLYLQVAQDVGVSTGDTHFILQLLEAAGDVFFNSSTEREKAVCFYEDRALPIAVKTSSTEVRLRLSNKLVELLLQMKLYGEAVEYAQTALDISVKLGNGLNERVAFHRLATLYHCLGQFELAEHYYLKALSLCPTPLEFDEETLYYVRVYRTLGDIIFYDLKDPYDAAGYYHLALAAAMDIGNKKSQLQLCTRLATIYHNFLVDRELSLFFYQKARAFASDLNVRRINLSPDQIFSSMSQYKMNRVNIQEPRNKSPSNGHLGLKLVRRGERL, encoded by the exons ATGGAGAACCTGCTGTTGGACCAGGACTTCTGGTTGAGTTCTCTGGACCAGGAGTACTTTGCAATAGAGATCTCTATCCAAGAGGAGACTCTCAACCTCATGTACAAAGGCATCCTCATGCAAGAGG GTTCCTTGTTCGCCAGCTGCAGCTCCACCCAGATGTTCGACAGCTCCACCTCTGGTAGAGACCTCTACCTGGAGCAGGGGGACATCGCCCTGTTTGAGCCCCCGTTCCTGGGCTCGGGGTGGACCGTACTCTCCCTGGGGGATGGAGCCCGGGGGACCAAACCCAAACCAGCCCTGGAGCCCGTCATCCCCTTCCACCA ATGGTTCCTCAAATCATGTGGGGAGAACATCTTAGTTGGCAGTGGCAAGCCAGCATGTGATTTCCCCTGCCAGTTTG CCACTGGCTCCTGCGTGGCCACTGTTGAGTATGACGCCGGTGGGCCAGACGAGCTAAGCCTGGAGCAGGGTGATCGCATCATCATTGTGGGCCTGTTGGTGTCGTGCTTCGAGTGGTTCACTGGCAgactggagaggacaggagaagtgGGATTGGTGATGACAACACTGGTCAGACCGGCCGATAGCCTTTGTGA GGCGTCTGACATTTTcctagagaaagaagagaggttgTTTTTCAACCTGAAAGAAGATCAGATTAAAGAGGAGACAATCGCCTTGCTGAAAAAAATCAACCAGAATGATGTTGGACACGTCTACAAACTTG ATCTGATTGCTCAACCGGATTCTCCAAATGAACCAACTCAAAGGAGGG ATGGTTCCCAAGGCAACATGGACGCTCACCAACAAGCAGAACTGAGGAGGAAGATTGAAGAGATTCTGCTAAAAGGGAAGATGAAATCGAAGGTGCCTCATGCAACTGTGACGACAAACGGAACTCTGGAGGACCACAGTGAGACCTCTAAGACTACGTTACCCAGCGGGCCTCACTTCACCATCCAACCAGTTGAGGAAGGCACCACCACCAACCAGGAGAAATTCCTTCCTCTTCTATCCTTCCTGGGTGGCAGCAACTACAAGCCAGAGTTTGGCGCCCTCTATGGCCAAACTCCAGAACGGCTCCTCGCCACTTTCACTGGCCACTCAGACGACGTTGACAAATTGGTGGCGTATCTAGGTGTTGCCAGGGAAACTGCCAGGAAGAAGCGTCTCCATTGGTCCCAGAGCCGCCTCTGTTTCCTTTTGGGGAAGCTCTGCGCAGGACGATCAAAATTTTCCCAGGCTCGAGTCTACTTCGAGGAGGCCCTTAGCGTCCCTCGAGGCGGCTTCACGGacatgctaatgctagctagtatCTACGCTAATTTAGCGGTGATCTATCTCATgcagaaaaatacagaaaaatactTGGCTCTGTCGGAGCGGATCGCTGCGCTGCTAATGGGCATCCCTTACTGCGTCTCGACAGTGGAGAAAGACTCAGAAGTTCTGAAGTTTATCCTGAAGAAGGCGGTGCTTAGTCACAACAAGATGGCAGAAGCCAGAGCATGCTTCCTTTTGGCCAAGCTCCACTGGAGGCGAGGTGAGGCGGCGGACACCGTTCCCTTCCTGGAGAGGCTTCTGGTTCTCTTGGCGGAGCCCCCTGGTGTCCGGAGCGTCGCACCCAGCCATGGCTACCTCAGCCTGGGGAGGCTGTACAGCCagctctccctcccccacctctGTGTCAGCTCGGCCAGGAGAGCCACGATGCATCCGTCTGCTAGGCTAGCCGATTGTCTGAATGGAACGGGGCTGGTTCTGGAGAACACAGACAGACTCTATGGGATCCGGAAGCAGGACGTTGCCATTCCGGCTCAAGTGGCTCCATATCTCAGCCGGTCGCTCTCCTTCACTGGGCGATTAGATGGAGTCGGTGGCACTGGTGACCAAGCTCTAAGCCAGGCTCTAACACTCTGCCTATCCCAGCTGTTTCAGGTACATGGGATGCTAGGTCACGCCGTACGCTCCATGCACACTCTCATAGACCATCATCGTGCGCCGTCATCATCATCGGGCACCACTAGCATTCCTGAACGAAACATCGCCCTTGTGTGGCTAGCATGGCTCCACATCTGTAACAGACAACCAGAGGTATCTCTAGACGTCCTCGACTCAGTGCTGGCCTCCATGCCAGAACATTGCACTACCCCACAGGAAG GACTGGTCCACAACATGAGGGGTGTAGCCTTGCGAAGCATGGGGGACCTGAGGAGGGCAGCAGAGAGCTACCAGACGGCCATTGATGTGTGTGAGGAGTTTGAGGACAGGGCTAACTGGGCAGTAGCAGAAGCTAACCTGGGGTTATTGTGTCTGAAGGCTGGGGCTAAG AGGTTAGCGGAGCAGCATCTAACAGAAGCTGTTGAGATGTTGTCAGCGCTGGAGGGACAAGAACATGAG GTGAACTTTACCACAGTGCTGTTGGAGCTGGGACAGTACTATGTGAACCAGAGACACCTGGACAGAGGAAAGATCTACTATGAATGGGCTCTACTCATGGCTATCAAGTCCAACCACTCAGACA GTCAGTTGAGCGTGACGCGACGCTTGTGCCACCTTTACAGAGCAGTGTGTCCGGATGAGGCCCAGTGCATCATCTACAACGAACATCAGCTGGCCCTGCTGGTGACCcggggagacaggagacaggagggggaggtGTTGGAGACCATCAGCCAGCTATACCTTAGTCTGGGGAcagagag GGCTAGGCGGTCTGCTCTAGACTACACCAAGCGTAGCCTGGGTATCTTCATAGACCTGGGCCGGAGGGAGAAGGAGGCTTACGCCTGGTTACAGGCTGGGAAGATATACCACCTGCTGGGCCAGACTGAACTGGTGGACCTTTATTTACAG GTGGCCCAAGATGTGGGTGTGAGTACGGGAGACACACACTTCATCCTACAGCTGCTGGAGGCGGCAGGGGACGTCTTCTTCAACAGCtcaacggagagagagaaggctgtcTGCTTCTATGAG gaccgTGCCCTGCCCATCGCGGTGAAAACCAGCAGTACAGAGGTCAGACTGAGACTGTCTAACAAGCTGGTGGAGCTGCTGCTGCAGATGAAGCTGTATGGAGAGGCTGTTGAGTACGCCCAGACCGCCCTGGACATCAGTGTTAAACTGG GAAACGGTCTGAACGAGCGTGTGGCGTTCCACCGCCTGGCTACTTTGTACCACTGTCTGGGTCAGTTTGAGCTGGCTGAACACTACTACCTGAAggccctctccctctgccccacGCCCCTGGAGTTTGATGAGGAAACCCTGTACTATGTCAGGGTGTATCGGACGCTGGGGGACATTATATTCTATGACCTGAAg GACCCGTATGACGCCGCAGGTTACTACCACCTAGCACTTGCTGCAGCCATGGACATCGGCAACAAGAAGTCCCAACTCCAGCTCTGCACCCGATTGGCTACCATCTACCACAACTTCCTGGTTGATCGGGAACTGTCCCTCTTCTTCTACCAGAAAGCACGAGCGTTCGCCTCCGACCTCAATGTACGACGCATCAACCTCTCGCCAGACCAGATCTTCagcagtatgtcacagtacaagATGAACAGGGTGAACATCCAGGAACCAAGAAATAAGTCACCGTCAAACGGCCATCTTGGTTTGAAGTTagtgagaagaggggagagattatag